One window of Acropora palmata chromosome 1, jaAcrPala1.3, whole genome shotgun sequence genomic DNA carries:
- the LOC141887949 gene encoding uncharacterized protein LOC141887949 has product MDKLLKEIATKLQLLEFKQNKTKDIVEKGNTATIERYREALVALAKEVDVVKGKIEEKKLEGGESMDEVCTWSSEIDAKIEGVDAEIDYLGRHLREKRQQSELAEKEGEEALLEKEREKQLKFEKEKLEMKLKYEEKSAELRNGKQGESSGSHAKLPKLSITKYDGTYEQWLPFWNKFCAEIESTNLAPVTKFAYLKELLQPQVRADIDGLPFSTEGYERAKNILQSEYGKTSEIVNAYVNNIMGLPTIMGENPRDVEEFYKRLLYNVQSLETLGKLRDVAGNVRAVLDKLKGIKSDLVRGHERWQEWDFRQLLKAIKRWKDINPVTDASQSEIQRSEPTYSPKEKNVKNDGFLRRRSYQTRQDIGRQMYGCVYCDKTGHFSANCPKVVSVGDRKKILSQKQLCFNCTGDRHRAESCRSRGCHNCQRKHHTSICDQTNNANVGRFLTAQDKGSGKVIYPVVVVEVNGIKCRALLDTGAGSSYASSAILDHLRIRPLREEFKRIEMMLGSVNKAIGVYGVTIDSLDGNFRLETEVTKVDRGSLLSLENPKYSEAIQKYPHLTGIQMTDRDDKPELPVHIILGVSDYAKIRTETRPKIGSPGEPVAELTKFGWTIMSPGKEADISSMLLTQTAAADYEQLCKLDVLGIQDTAIGDQTDVYEEFKEQLTRSAEGWYETGLPWKGNHPTLPNNKAGSLKRLENTVRKLENQGLLEQYDAIIKEQLVEGIVEPAEEQFVGREFYIPHKPVIRESAESTKLRIVYDASARAYDKAPSLNDCLHAGPPLQNQLWSVMVRARFHPVLTTGDMKQAFLQVRIRMQDRDAMRFHWIADLKTRRVEALRFTRALFGLSSSPFLLGGVIKQHLENCRKAHPEIVNEIEKSLYVDDLINGGPTVEAAKQVKETSTEVFAQGGFTLHKWHSNATELDAMSANQVSETQETYAKQQLGAPQRGKGALLGVPWDKEKDTIEVKFPGERVQPTKRNLLTKLAKVYDPLGFASPTTLSGKLLYRKACELKIAWDAELPKELGKKNEGKAYIVLYACSLTRGIYLELLPNMETTEFITSFIAHRGRPEKIYSDNGKTFVGAANVLKTIMHDEKVHDYLAKHRIMWQFNLSRAPWWGGQFERLIGLVKRALYKSIGGGLLTWAELQDVLLDVEVTLNNRPLSYVEDDPQLPVLTPNSLLFGQPNLLPELEHHHLESPDLRRRAKYLKRCKDAMWRRWTDDYLRGLREQHRLKHPGSQSDIAVGDVMLVKDDERNRGKWKMGIVVEVITGRDGIARAARMKTGTGSYLERALQQLYPLELSCDREPQGAQNVLSVNAAEFPPRRETRQAARDALRRIAAFASDENN; this is encoded by the exons ATGGATAAACTTCTTAAAGAGATTGCTACGAAGCTTCAACTTCTGGAATTCAAGCAAAACAAGACTAAAGACATCGTTGAGAAGGGAAACACTGCGACTATTGAGAGGTATCGCGAGGCACTGGTGGCGCTGGCCAAGGAGGTGGACGTAGTCAAGGGGAAGatcgaagaaaagaaactggaaGGCGGTGAGTCGATGGATGAGGTATGTACCTGGAGTAGTGAAATAGATGCAAAAATAGAGGGCGTAGACGCGGAGATTGATTATCTGGGAAGACACTTAAGAGAAAAGAGACAGCAATCGGAATTGGCTGAGAAAGAGGGTGAAGAAGCCTtattagaaaaagaaagagaaaaacaactcaaattcgaaaaagaaaagttggaaatgaagcTAAAGTACGAGGAGAAGTCTGCAGAACTAAGAAATGGGAAACAGGGGGAGTCGAGTGGTTCGCACGCAAAGTTGCCAAAGCTATCAATTACCAAATACGATGGGACATATGAACAATGGCttccattttggaataaattCTGCGCGGAAATCGAGTCAACGAATTTAGCGCCAGTAACAAAATTTGCGTATTTAAAGGAACTTCTCCAGCCACAAGTAAGAGCGGATATTGATGGGCTTCCGTTCAGTACCGAGGGTTACGAAAGGGCCAAAAACATCCTTCAGTCAGAGTATGGGAAAACCTCGGAAATCGTTAATGCGTACGTAAACAACATCATGGGCCTGCCAACTATTATGGGAGAAAATCCAAGGGATGTAGAGGAGTTTTACAAACGTCTTTTGTATAACGTGCAAAGTCTAGAAACGCTCGGCAAATTGCGTGATGTTGCAGGAAATGTTAGAGCTGTGCTAGACAAACTTAAAGGGATTAAATCTGACTTAGTGCGGGGCCATGAACGGTGGCAGGAGTGGGATTTTAGACAACTACTGAAAGCGATTAAGCGTTGGAAGGACATCAACCCAGTAACAGATGCAAGCCAAAGCGAGATCCAACGAAGTGAGCCAACTTACAGCccaaaggaaaagaatgtTAAGAATGACGGGTTTTTGCGCCGGAGATCCTATCAGACCCGACAGGATATAGGGAGACAGATGTATGGGTGTGTCTATTGTGATAAGACCGGTCACTTTTCAGCAAATTGTCCCAAAGTTGTCTCAGTTGGTGACCGCAAAAAGATCCTCAGCCAAAAGCAATTATGTTTTAATTGCACCGGTGACAGACACAGAGCTGAAAGCTGTAGAAGCCGCGGATGTCACAACTGTCAACGCAAGCATCACACGTCGATTTGTGACCAGACAAACAACGCAAATGTCGGAAGATTTTTGACTGCACAAGACAAGGGATCAGGCAAGGTCATTTATCCTGTTGTTGTGGTCGAGGTTAATGGAATCAAATGCCGTGCCCTCCTTGACACTGGAGCAGGCAGTTCGTATGCGTCCTCTGCCATTTTGGACCATCTCCGCATCAGACCACTTCGTGAAGAATTCAAACGCATAGAAATGATGCTGGGATCAGTCAACAAGGCGATCGGGGTTTATGGAGTGACGATTGACAGCCTTGACGGAAATTTTCGGTTGGAAACTGAAGTCACGAAAGTGGATCGTGGGTCCTTGTTATCACTAGAAAACCCAAAATACTCTGAAGCCATCCAAAAGTACCCCCATCTTACAGGCATACAGATGACAGATCGAGATGACAAGCCCGAACTTCCAGTTCATATTATACTGGGCGTGAGCGACTATGCAAAAATAAGAACAGAGACCAGACCAAAGATAGGAAGTCCTGGAGAGCCTGTCGCAGAGTTAACGAAATTTGGATGGACAATTATGTCGCCTGGGAAGGAAGCGGACATCTCTAGTATGCTTCTAACTCAAACTGCAGCAGCGGACTACGAACAGCTTTGCAAACTAGACGTGCTCGGAATACAAGACACAGCAATCGGTGATCAAACGGACGTGTACGAAGAGTTTAAGGAGCAGTTAACTCGAAGTGCGGAGGGCTGGTACGAGACAGGGCTGCCCTGGAAAGGAAACCACCCTACCCTACCTAATAACAAGGCGGGAAGTTTGAAACGACTAGAAAATACCGTTCGAAAACTGGAGAACCAGGGTCTTTTGGAGCAGTATGACGCTATCATTAAAGAGCAGCTTGTTGAGGGAATCGTAGAGCCGGCCGAAGAGCAGTTTGTGGGACGAGAATTTTACATTCCACACAAACCCGTGATCAGAGAAAGCGCTGAAAGTACAAAGCTTCGTATTGTCTATGATGCTTCAGCTCGCGCATATGACAAAGCACCCTCGCTCAATGATTGCCTTCACGCGGGCCCGCCCCTTCAAAATCAACTGTGGTCAGTGATGGTGCGAGCAAGATTTCACCCGGTTCTTACGACAGGCGACATGAAGCAAGCCTTCTTGCAAGTCAGGATCCGCATGCAGGACCGTGATGCCATGCGATTCCACTGGATTGCTGACCTTAAGACGAGGCGGGTAGAAGCTTTGCGATTTACGAGAGCTCTGTTCGGACTGTCGTCATCGCCATTCCTGCTAGGGGGAGTCATAAAGCAACATTTAGAGAACTGTCGCAAAGCCCACCCTGAGATTGTAAACGAGATTGAGAAGAGTTTGTACGTTGACGATTTGATCAACGGTGGTCCTACTGTGGAGGCTGCTAAACAAGTCAAGGAGACCTCAACCGAAGTATTTGCTCAAGGGGGATTCACACTTCACAAATGGCACTCGAACGCCACGGAGCTAGACGCAATGAGTGCAAATCAGGTCAGTGAGACGCAAGAGACTTATGCGAAACAGCAACTAGGCGCCCCTCAGAGGGGAAAAGGGGCCCTCCTTGGAGTTCCATGGGACAAAGAAAAGGACACTATCGAAGTCAAGTTCCCCGGTGAACGAGTCCAGCCCACCAAGAGAAACTTACTGACGAAGCTGGCCAAAGTTTACGACCCCCTCGGGTTCGCCTCGCCCACAACACTGAGTGGGAAACTGCTTTACCGCAAGGCCTGTGAACTGAAGATAGCATGGGACGCAGAACTACCAAAGGAACTA GGAAAGAAGAACGAAGGCAAGGCATACATTGTACTCTACGCTTGTAGCCTAACACGTGGAATCTATTTAGAGTTGCTGCCAAACATGGAGACCACAGAATTCATTACCAGTTTTATCGCACACAGGGGACGTCCAGAAAAGATCTATTCCGACAATGGGAAAACGTTTGTTGGCGCCGCGAACGTTCTCAAGACCATCATGCATGACGAGAAAGTTCACGATTACCTGGCGAAGCACAGAATAATGTGGCAATTCAACCTAAGCAGGGCTCCCTGGTGGGGAGGACAGTTCGAACGGCTAATCGGACTGGTCAAACGAGCACTATATAAGTCCATCGGTGGTGGCTTACTGACATGGGCAGAGCTGCAGGACGTCTTATTAGACGTTGAAGTTACACTCAACAACCGCCCCCTTAGCTACGTGGAGGATGATCCGCAGCTGCCAGTCCTCACTCCTAACTCGTTGCTGTTCGGACAACCGAACCTCCTACCGGAGTTGGAACACCATCATCTAGAGTCCCCAGACCTCAGGAGGCGTGCGAAGTACCTCAAGCGGTGTAAAGACGCGATGTGGCGACGGTGGACGGATGACTATTTACGGGGGTTACGCGAGCAGCATCGCCTTAAACATCCGGGAAGCCAAAGTGACATAGCAGTAGGTGACGTGATGTTGGTAAAGGACGACGAAAGAAACCGCGGAAAATGGAAGATGGGGATCGTTGTCGAGGTAATCACTGGGCGAGATGGTATAGCAAGAGCTGCGAGGATGAAAACCGGAACTGGGTCGTACCTTGAGCGAGCGCTACAACAGCTCTACCCTCTTGAGTTGTCGTGTGATCGTGAACCCCAGGGAGCACAGAATGTACTAAGCGTCAACGCAGCAGAGTTCCCCCCAAGGAGAGAAACGAGGCAGGCAGCACGGGATGCCCTAAGACGCATTGCTGCTTTTGCAAGTGACGagaacaattaa